A genome region from Streptomyces sp. NBC_01296 includes the following:
- a CDS encoding serine/threonine-protein kinase: protein MARKIGSRYTAHQILGRGSAGTVWLGEGPDGPVAVKLLREDLASDQELVGRFVQERSALLGLDHPHIVCVRDLVVDGNDLALVMDLVRGTDLRTRLDRERRLAPEAAVAIVADVADALAAAHAAGVVHRDVKPENVLLDMQGPLGPGGSHPALLTDFGVAKLIDSPRRAAAAPGARASAPTTRIIGTPDYLAPEIVEGLPPRAAVDIYALATVLYELLAGFTPFGGGHPGAVLRRHVTETVVPLPGIPDELWQLIVQCLAKAPASRLRASELSVRLRDLLPLLAGMPPLDVDEPDEPDPEPESAEPVEADGPVRRRGVVPLVPGSATDSNRDTHTSMRVPGPDELAGGALGTARVPRPAGGHRPGSARHRAETARKRRLALTAGAVALAAALGVGTWLATSGDEPPPPQDGKHSAPSKPKP, encoded by the coding sequence GTGGCACGGAAGATCGGCAGCCGGTACACCGCGCACCAGATCCTGGGGCGCGGCAGCGCGGGCACGGTGTGGCTGGGCGAGGGGCCGGACGGGCCCGTCGCCGTCAAACTGCTGCGCGAGGACCTCGCGTCCGACCAGGAGCTGGTCGGACGCTTCGTCCAGGAGCGCAGCGCGCTGCTCGGCCTGGACCACCCGCACATCGTCTGCGTCCGCGACCTCGTCGTCGACGGCAACGACCTGGCCCTGGTCATGGACCTCGTACGCGGTACGGACCTGCGCACGCGGCTCGACCGGGAGCGCCGGCTCGCCCCCGAGGCGGCCGTGGCGATCGTCGCCGACGTCGCGGACGCGCTGGCGGCAGCCCACGCGGCCGGGGTCGTGCACCGGGACGTGAAGCCCGAGAACGTCCTGCTGGACATGCAGGGTCCGCTGGGGCCGGGCGGATCGCATCCGGCGCTGCTGACCGACTTCGGCGTGGCCAAGCTGATCGACTCGCCGCGCCGGGCCGCCGCGGCGCCGGGCGCGCGGGCCTCGGCCCCGACGACCCGGATCATCGGCACGCCGGACTACCTGGCGCCGGAGATCGTGGAGGGCCTGCCGCCGCGGGCGGCGGTGGACATATACGCCCTGGCCACCGTGCTGTACGAGCTGCTGGCGGGCTTCACGCCGTTCGGCGGGGGCCACCCGGGCGCGGTGCTGCGCCGGCACGTGACCGAAACCGTCGTCCCGCTCCCCGGCATCCCGGACGAGCTGTGGCAGCTGATCGTGCAGTGCCTCGCGAAGGCGCCGGCCTCGCGGCTGCGCGCGTCGGAGCTGTCGGTCCGCCTGCGGGACCTGCTCCCCCTCCTGGCCGGCATGCCGCCGCTGGACGTGGACGAGCCGGACGAACCGGACCCGGAGCCGGAATCGGCGGAGCCGGTGGAAGCCGACGGCCCGGTCCGCCGCCGGGGGGTGGTCCCGCTGGTGCCGGGCTCCGCGACCGACTCGAACCGGGACACGCACACCTCGATGCGGGTGCCGGGGCCGGACGAGCTGGCCGGGGGCGCGCTGGGCACCGCCCGCGTCCCCCGCCCCGCGGGCGGCCACCGGCCGGGCTCGGCCCGCCACCGCGCGGAGACGGCCCGCAAGCGCCGCCTGGCGCTGACCGCCGGGGCCGTCGCGCTGGCCGCCGCGCTGGGCGTGGGCACCTGGCTGGCCACCTCCGGCGACGAGCCGCCACCGCCGCAGGACGGCAAGCACTCGGCCCCGTCGAAGCCGAAGCCGTAG
- a CDS encoding ABC transporter substrate-binding protein, producing the protein MRRQGTSRTTNRRSSHAAAWTALAAAGALVLSACGDGGDKKDGPPQGGEATAGQRVELPKLTGQKLEVAAVWTGPEQANFTKVLKEFEKRTGATVTFVPAQDPIVTFLGTKIAGGQPPDVALLPQVGALVSAVQNKWVQPVGPEARAQLDKNYSDGWKKLGAVDGTQYGVYYKAANKSLVWYNAKAFEAAGVQPPKTWKELLAAADTLSASGTPAVSVAGADGWTLTDWFENVYLSQAGPQKYDQLAKHQIKWTDDSVKQALTTLGELFGRKDFLAGGPSGALATEFPKSVTQTFTGGDRPAAAMVYEGDFVAVNIGQTEAKVGEDALVFPFPAVGAKAPVVSGGDVAVALKPSTGAQALLTFLASPDAAEIQAREGGFVSPNKSVDPKAYPNDIQRNIAKALIAAGDDFRFDMSDQAPAAFGGTPGAGEWKALQDFLANPSDVAGIQARLEADAAKAYGN; encoded by the coding sequence ATGCGCAGGCAGGGAACGAGCCGTACGACGAACCGTAGAAGCAGCCACGCCGCCGCCTGGACGGCACTCGCGGCCGCGGGCGCGCTCGTGCTGAGCGCGTGCGGGGACGGCGGGGACAAGAAGGACGGCCCGCCGCAGGGCGGGGAGGCGACGGCCGGGCAGCGGGTGGAATTACCGAAGCTGACCGGCCAGAAGCTGGAGGTCGCGGCGGTCTGGACGGGCCCGGAGCAGGCGAACTTCACGAAGGTCCTGAAGGAGTTCGAGAAGCGGACGGGTGCCACGGTCACCTTCGTCCCGGCCCAGGACCCGATCGTCACCTTCCTCGGCACGAAGATCGCGGGCGGCCAGCCGCCGGACGTGGCGCTGCTGCCGCAGGTCGGTGCCCTGGTGTCGGCGGTGCAGAACAAGTGGGTGCAGCCGGTCGGCCCTGAGGCCAGGGCGCAGCTCGACAAGAACTACTCGGACGGCTGGAAGAAGCTGGGCGCGGTCGACGGCACCCAGTACGGGGTGTACTACAAGGCCGCCAACAAGTCGCTGGTCTGGTACAACGCAAAGGCCTTCGAGGCGGCGGGCGTGCAGCCCCCGAAGACCTGGAAGGAGCTGCTGGCCGCGGCCGACACCCTCTCCGCGTCCGGTACCCCGGCCGTCTCGGTGGCCGGTGCGGACGGCTGGACCCTGACGGACTGGTTCGAGAACGTCTACCTCTCGCAGGCGGGCCCGCAGAAGTACGACCAGCTCGCCAAACACCAGATCAAGTGGACGGACGACAGCGTCAAGCAGGCGCTGACCACCCTCGGGGAGCTGTTCGGGCGCAAGGACTTCCTGGCGGGCGGCCCGAGCGGGGCGCTGGCCACCGAGTTCCCGAAGTCGGTGACGCAGACCTTCACCGGGGGCGACCGGCCGGCGGCCGCGATGGTCTACGAGGGCGACTTCGTGGCGGTGAACATCGGGCAGACCGAGGCGAAGGTGGGCGAGGACGCCCTCGTCTTCCCGTTCCCGGCGGTCGGGGCCAAGGCGCCGGTGGTCTCGGGCGGCGATGTCGCGGTCGCGCTGAAGCCGTCGACCGGGGCGCAGGCGCTGCTGACGTTCCTGGCCTCCCCGGACGCGGCGGAGATCCAGGCGCGTGAGGGCGGTTTCGTCTCCCCGAACAAGTCGGTCGACCCGAAGGCCTATCCGAACGACATCCAGCGGAACATCGCCAAGGCCCTGATCGCGGCGGGCGACGACTTCCGCTTCGACATGTCGGACCAGGCCCCGGCGGCGTTCGGAGGGACGCCGGGCGCGGGCGAGTGGAAGGCGCTGCAGGACTTCCTGGCGAACCCGTCGGACGTGGCGGGCATCCAGGCCAGACTGGAGGCGGACGCGGCCAAGGCCTACGGGAACTGA
- a CDS encoding FtsK/SpoIIIE domain-containing protein, with translation MQIRLTVLGSRSGHQTAPAGCDVLVTAPVGTALAAVASGLAATVGGPDTGGTVVLYAGTERLDLQRRVLGEPPLVDGAVLGLHAPVPDVLPDGTDGAQLHVVAGPDAGGVHLLHPGAIRIGRSADADVPLDDPDVSRLHCAVTVLPDGRVAVADLDSTNGTTLDGAVVGARPVALAPGALLRIGESTLRLAPDAASPLPVVPDLEGHLSLAGPPRDTPAEPGPGREPGAGRTGGHGAPADGDPAPSRPGTAGSGSLPHPAPSRSGGSAPDPTGPRPAPAAAPGRPSGAARTGEAGPRPGGAPGAPSGAASGTVRAPGTPPGAGHGLGPGSAPGGPSGATSGAGLHTGAAGTAGESGAGGQKAGRKRGIGAWARKWVRGEEGPAYGSAAAAPAVAAPDADDPAALLLAALGPTRRLWSRTRGQLDVGLGAGSRIAFQDVGSLGIAGPRGRLTGVARSVVAQLAGLHAPGELEIVLLAADRARGVAERRGDWGWLGWLPHVRAAHGQDCRLLLAYDRDQATARTGELTRRLDDSPLGPHWAAADPHSVREAAYAHQGPYTLLVVDGDPGSGALRDITGRLASHGPAAGIHVLVLAETPAATPASPLAETYEAACASSPAFRDCGAVALLSGDVATTVRTFTVTGGRPAPPGTTATADAVSAAWAERFARALAPLRAEPSPAAPRRAVAAALPNTARLLDELGLARATPASLMARWAAATDQGQEVGGRAELVLGSGRRGPVGAELVQDGPHLLVEGPAGSGRTELLRSVAASLSAAARPDRLGLVLLDGAGGERGDGLQPCTELPHVAAHLVASDPVRMREFAQALGAELKRRSELLDGIPFAEWHARHEVSDRMVSPRRPSPGELLGDVDPQRTGTLRLRTAAPRTDPAGPSPLPRLVVLVDDFDALVAPGLGSTGRPAAGSVVRALDAVARDGARLGVHLVAASARPDRTADSELSRTNPLRIHLDAPDQPGPGRGLLRYADGRTVPFQAGRVTGRIPRTATQRPTVVPVEWERMGDPPARRPVRELGNGPTDLALLASALDRASHLVSAIPVLFPPAPPAPPVAPAP, from the coding sequence ATGCAGATCCGGCTGACCGTCCTTGGGTCGCGCAGCGGCCACCAGACCGCGCCCGCCGGCTGTGACGTGCTCGTCACCGCGCCCGTGGGCACCGCGCTCGCCGCCGTGGCCTCCGGCCTGGCGGCGACCGTCGGCGGGCCCGACACCGGCGGCACGGTCGTGCTGTACGCCGGTACGGAGCGGCTCGACCTCCAGCGGCGGGTGCTCGGGGAGCCGCCGCTCGTGGACGGGGCGGTGCTGGGGCTGCACGCGCCGGTGCCGGACGTCCTGCCGGACGGGACGGACGGCGCGCAGCTGCACGTGGTCGCGGGCCCGGACGCGGGCGGGGTGCACCTGCTGCACCCCGGGGCGATCAGGATCGGGCGCTCGGCCGATGCCGATGTGCCGCTGGACGACCCGGACGTGTCGCGGCTGCACTGCGCGGTGACGGTGCTGCCGGACGGGCGGGTGGCCGTGGCCGACCTGGACTCGACGAACGGCACGACGCTGGACGGCGCGGTGGTCGGGGCCCGGCCGGTGGCGCTGGCGCCGGGCGCGCTCCTCCGCATCGGCGAATCGACCCTCCGCCTGGCTCCCGACGCGGCGTCCCCGCTCCCGGTCGTCCCGGACCTGGAGGGCCACCTCTCCCTGGCGGGCCCGCCCCGGGACACCCCCGCCGAGCCCGGCCCGGGCCGAGAACCCGGCGCGGGCCGGACCGGCGGGCACGGCGCGCCGGCCGACGGGGACCCGGCGCCCTCCCGGCCGGGGACGGCCGGCTCCGGATCGCTCCCCCACCCCGCCCCCTCCCGGAGCGGGGGCTCCGCCCCCGACCCCACGGGGCCCCGACCCGCCCCGGCCGCGGCCCCCGGCCGCCCCTCCGGGGCAGCCCGGACCGGCGAAGCAGGACCCCGCCCGGGCGGGGCTCCCGGCGCCCCCTCCGGGGCCGCTTCGGGCACGGTCCGGGCACCCGGCACACCGCCCGGCGCGGGCCACGGGCTCGGCCCGGGCTCGGCTCCCGGCGGGCCCTCGGGGGCCACTTCCGGCGCGGGCCTGCACACCGGCGCAGCCGGCACAGCCGGGGAATCCGGCGCCGGCGGGCAGAAGGCGGGGCGGAAGCGGGGGATCGGAGCCTGGGCCCGGAAGTGGGTGCGGGGGGAAGAGGGACCCGCGTACGGGAGTGCGGCCGCCGCGCCGGCCGTCGCCGCGCCCGATGCCGATGATCCCGCCGCGCTGCTGCTGGCCGCGCTCGGGCCGACCCGGCGGTTGTGGTCCCGTACCCGGGGGCAGCTCGACGTCGGCCTCGGGGCCGGGAGCCGGATCGCGTTCCAGGACGTCGGCTCGCTCGGCATCGCCGGGCCCCGCGGACGGCTGACCGGGGTCGCCCGGTCCGTCGTCGCCCAGCTCGCCGGGCTGCACGCGCCCGGGGAGCTGGAGATCGTGCTCCTCGCCGCCGACCGGGCGCGCGGTGTCGCCGAGCGGCGCGGCGACTGGGGGTGGCTCGGCTGGCTGCCGCACGTGCGCGCCGCGCACGGCCAGGACTGCCGGCTGCTCCTGGCGTACGACCGCGACCAGGCCACCGCCCGCACCGGTGAGCTGACCCGGCGCCTCGACGACAGCCCCCTCGGCCCCCACTGGGCCGCCGCCGACCCCCACAGCGTCCGCGAGGCCGCGTACGCCCACCAGGGCCCCTACACGCTGCTCGTCGTCGACGGCGATCCCGGCTCCGGGGCGCTGCGCGACATCACCGGCCGACTCGCCTCGCACGGGCCGGCCGCCGGGATCCACGTCCTCGTGCTCGCCGAGACGCCGGCCGCCACGCCCGCCTCCCCGCTCGCCGAGACGTACGAGGCCGCCTGCGCGAGCAGCCCCGCCTTCCGGGACTGCGGCGCGGTGGCCCTGCTCAGCGGCGATGTGGCCACGACCGTCAGGACGTTCACGGTGACCGGCGGCAGGCCGGCCCCGCCCGGCACCACCGCCACCGCCGACGCCGTCTCCGCGGCCTGGGCCGAGCGGTTCGCCCGGGCCCTGGCCCCGCTGCGCGCCGAGCCCTCCCCCGCCGCGCCCCGGCGGGCCGTCGCCGCCGCGCTGCCGAACACCGCCCGGCTGCTGGACGAGTTGGGGCTGGCCCGGGCCACCCCGGCCTCGCTGATGGCCCGTTGGGCCGCCGCCACCGACCAGGGGCAGGAGGTGGGCGGCCGCGCCGAGCTCGTGCTCGGCAGCGGGCGGCGCGGGCCCGTCGGGGCCGAGCTGGTCCAGGACGGGCCGCACCTCCTCGTCGAGGGGCCCGCCGGCAGCGGCCGTACGGAGCTCCTGCGGTCGGTGGCCGCCTCCCTCTCCGCGGCCGCCCGGCCCGACCGGCTGGGCCTCGTCCTGCTGGACGGGGCCGGCGGCGAGCGCGGCGACGGGCTGCAGCCCTGTACCGAGCTCCCGCACGTCGCCGCGCACCTCGTCGCCTCCGACCCCGTCCGGATGCGGGAGTTCGCGCAGGCCCTCGGCGCCGAGCTGAAGCGCCGGTCCGAGCTCCTGGACGGGATCCCGTTCGCCGAGTGGCACGCCCGGCACGAGGTGTCCGACCGGATGGTCTCACCGCGCCGGCCCAGCCCCGGCGAACTGCTCGGCGACGTCGACCCCCAGCGCACGGGCACGCTCCGGCTGCGCACCGCCGCCCCGCGCACCGACCCGGCGGGGCCGAGCCCGCTGCCCCGGCTGGTGGTGCTGGTGGACGACTTCGACGCGCTGGTCGCGCCCGGGCTCGGCAGTACGGGCCGCCCCGCCGCCGGCTCCGTCGTACGGGCGCTGGACGCGGTGGCCCGCGACGGCGCCCGGCTCGGCGTGCACCTGGTGGCCGCCAGCGCCCGCCCGGACCGTACGGCCGACAGCGAGCTGTCCCGTACGAACCCGCTCCGGATCCATCTGGACGCCCCCGACCAGCCGGGCCCCGGCCGCGGCCTGCTGCGGTACGCCGACGGGCGGACGGTCCCGTTCCAGGCCGGCCGGGTGACCGGCCGGATCCCGCGGACGGCGACGCAGCGGCCGACCGTGGTGCCGGTGGAGTGGGAGCGGATGGGTGATCCTCCGGCCCGCCGCCCCGTGCGCGAGCTGGGCAACGGCCCGACCGACCTGGCGCTGCTGGCGAGCGCCCTGGACCGGGCCTCGCACCTGGTCTCGGCGATACCCGTGCTGTTCCCGCCGGCCCCGCCGGCCCCGCCGGTCGCCCCGGCGCCGTGA
- a CDS encoding serine/threonine-protein kinase — translation MRPVGSKYLLEEPLGRGATGTVWRARQRETAGAEAAVAGQPGETVAIKVLKEELAQDADIVMRFLRERSVLLRLTHPNIVRTRDLVVEGDLLALVMDLIDGPDLHKYIRQNGPFTPVAASLLTAQIADALAASHADGVVHRDLKPANVLLDERGGQMKPMLTDFGIARLADSPGLTRTHEFVGTPAYVAPESAEGRPQTSAVDIYGAGILLYELVTGRPPFAGGTALEVLHRHLSEDPQRPPNVPEPLWIVIERCLRKEPNERPSAENLARGLRVVASGIGVHSAPAEVEAALGVGALLAPDPSPAPVPETAGGAAADPTQVLPGRAAAASPMGAYDPNGMTSVLPPIGAADATSVLPSTGGPGGPGADPTSVMPPVQQPDQPHPWQSQMQAARDRNEQTQMHYLDPSEDPLRRRPQRQAPPPPQQRPQQPPQYRQGPPPQAYQQQRPQPPQYQQPPQQQPYYQPQPPPQQYQQPQQPPYQQQPQRQPQRQAPPQQQPPQGPPPQQRAPREPREPRRRSANPVKIPGLGCLKGCLVLILLFVVAGWLVWELTPLQEWVGTGKGWWDQLWTWGSDIVDWVGAIGDSTGGGSGGGTP, via the coding sequence GTGCGGCCAGTCGGCAGCAAGTACCTGCTCGAGGAGCCGCTCGGACGCGGCGCCACGGGCACCGTCTGGCGTGCCCGCCAGCGGGAGACCGCCGGTGCGGAGGCGGCCGTCGCCGGGCAGCCCGGCGAGACCGTGGCCATCAAGGTCCTCAAGGAGGAGCTGGCCCAGGACGCGGACATCGTCATGCGCTTCCTGCGCGAGCGCTCCGTCCTGCTGCGCCTGACGCACCCCAACATCGTGCGCACCCGCGACCTCGTCGTCGAGGGCGATCTCCTCGCCCTGGTCATGGACCTGATCGACGGCCCGGACCTGCACAAGTACATCCGGCAGAACGGCCCCTTCACGCCGGTCGCCGCGAGCCTGCTGACCGCCCAGATCGCGGACGCGCTCGCCGCCAGCCACGCCGACGGCGTGGTCCACCGCGACCTGAAGCCCGCCAACGTCCTGCTCGACGAGCGCGGCGGCCAGATGAAGCCGATGCTCACCGACTTCGGTATCGCCCGCCTCGCCGACTCCCCGGGCCTGACCCGCACGCACGAGTTCGTCGGCACCCCCGCCTACGTCGCCCCCGAGTCCGCCGAGGGCCGCCCGCAGACCTCCGCCGTCGACATCTACGGCGCCGGCATCCTGCTCTACGAACTGGTCACCGGACGCCCGCCGTTCGCCGGCGGCACCGCCCTCGAGGTGCTCCACCGCCACCTCAGCGAGGACCCGCAGCGCCCGCCGAACGTGCCCGAGCCGCTCTGGATCGTCATCGAGCGCTGCCTGCGCAAGGAGCCGAACGAGCGCCCCAGCGCCGAGAACCTGGCCCGCGGACTGCGCGTGGTCGCCTCCGGCATCGGCGTGCACAGCGCCCCCGCCGAGGTGGAGGCCGCCCTCGGCGTCGGCGCGCTGCTCGCGCCCGACCCTTCGCCCGCGCCGGTCCCCGAGACCGCGGGCGGCGCAGCCGCCGACCCGACCCAGGTGCTGCCGGGCCGCGCCGCCGCCGCGTCGCCGATGGGCGCGTACGACCCGAACGGCATGACCAGCGTGCTCCCGCCGATCGGCGCCGCCGATGCCACCTCCGTGCTGCCCAGCACGGGCGGCCCCGGCGGCCCCGGCGCGGACCCGACCTCCGTCATGCCCCCGGTGCAGCAGCCGGACCAGCCGCACCCGTGGCAGTCGCAGATGCAGGCCGCGCGCGACCGCAACGAGCAGACGCAGATGCACTACCTCGACCCGAGCGAGGACCCGCTGCGCCGGCGCCCGCAGCGCCAGGCGCCCCCGCCGCCGCAGCAACGGCCGCAGCAGCCCCCGCAGTACCGGCAGGGCCCGCCGCCGCAGGCGTACCAGCAGCAGCGCCCCCAGCCGCCGCAGTACCAGCAGCCCCCGCAGCAGCAGCCGTACTACCAGCCGCAGCCGCCGCCCCAGCAGTACCAGCAGCCGCAGCAGCCCCCGTACCAGCAGCAGCCCCAGCGGCAGCCCCAGCGCCAGGCACCCCCGCAGCAGCAGCCCCCGCAGGGCCCGCCGCCGCAGCAGCGCGCCCCCCGGGAGCCGCGAGAGCCGCGCCGCCGCAGCGCCAACCCGGTCAAGATCCCGGGCCTGGGCTGCCTCAAGGGCTGCCTGGTCCTGATCCTGCTGTTCGTCGTGGCGGGCTGGCTGGTCTGGGAGCTCACCCCGCTCCAGGAGTGGGTCGGCACCGGCAAGGGCTGGTGGGACCAGCTGTGGACCTGGGGCTCCGACATCGTCGACTGGGTCGGCGCGATCGGCGACTCCACGGGCGGCGGTTCGGGCGGCGGCACGCCCTGA